The Herbaspirillum sp. RTI4 genome has a segment encoding these proteins:
- a CDS encoding transglycosylase SLT domain-containing protein, with the protein MLNQSLALPLDGARHALNKYVAPVLQVATRVYKATHHALTLAGVVALATLAVMFFNPSFADRLMALSPFASEDAQEAPIAVLAPVQSPPLANLMSPPQAPVMDVTTATPTPLSAEERSMMGTPRQQKLVTNWLSKRYRVAGDATDMLVSAAYLTARDIKIDPLLILAVMAIESGFNPFAESPMGAQGLMQVMSKVHHDKFQRLGGIKAALNPVANIQVGALILKEYVTRSGSVEGGLKSYVGAADMQNDGGYGSKVLSEYQRLKEVSNGKNVPLITNAVMLKPRPAAAPVSKEADASAASMHQNALEIAQLTKL; encoded by the coding sequence TTGTTAAATCAATCCCTGGCTTTGCCGTTGGACGGCGCGCGCCATGCACTAAACAAGTATGTAGCCCCTGTGCTGCAAGTCGCTACGCGCGTCTACAAAGCAACGCACCACGCCTTAACGCTGGCGGGTGTTGTCGCGCTGGCGACTCTGGCAGTCATGTTTTTCAACCCGAGCTTTGCCGACCGCCTGATGGCCTTGTCGCCATTCGCCAGCGAAGACGCTCAGGAAGCCCCTATTGCCGTCCTGGCACCAGTGCAGTCCCCACCCCTCGCCAACCTGATGAGCCCGCCACAAGCGCCGGTAATGGATGTCACTACCGCCACCCCCACACCGCTCAGCGCCGAAGAGCGCAGCATGATGGGTACCCCCCGGCAACAGAAGCTGGTCACCAACTGGCTGTCAAAACGCTATCGTGTGGCCGGTGACGCGACCGATATGCTGGTTTCCGCCGCCTATCTGACGGCGCGCGACATCAAGATCGACCCTTTGCTGATCCTGGCCGTGATGGCGATTGAGTCGGGATTCAACCCCTTTGCAGAAAGCCCGATGGGCGCGCAAGGCCTGATGCAAGTCATGTCCAAAGTGCATCACGATAAATTCCAGCGACTGGGCGGCATCAAGGCCGCATTGAATCCTGTCGCCAATATTCAGGTGGGCGCATTGATCCTGAAAGAATACGTAACACGCAGCGGTTCCGTAGAAGGCGGTCTGAAAAGCTACGTCGGCGCAGCGGACATGCAAAACGACGGCGGTTACGGCTCCAAGGTTCTGTCCGAATATCAACGCCTGAAAGAAGTATCGAATGGCAAGAACGTACCGTTAATCACCAATGCCGTCATGCTCAAACCACGTCCGGCAGCAGCACCGGTATCGAAAGAAGCCGATGCAAGCGCAGCCAGCATGCACCAGAACGCGCTTGAAATCGCGCAGCTGACCAAACTCTGA
- the ribH gene encoding 6,7-dimethyl-8-ribityllumazine synthase, protein MTIGTYEANLAGAGLRIGIVQSRFNEDVCHGLLASALAELMHLGVQDEDVLHVSVPGALEIPLALQKMADTGQFDALIAIGAVIRGETYHFELVSNEVGAGITRVGLDSGLPIANAVLTTENDEQAEARMEIKGADAARVAVEMANLSLALAELASALDDDDEVID, encoded by the coding sequence ATGACTATAGGCACCTACGAAGCAAATCTGGCCGGAGCGGGCTTGCGCATAGGCATTGTCCAGTCGCGCTTCAACGAAGACGTTTGCCACGGTTTGCTGGCTTCGGCGCTGGCCGAACTGATGCATTTGGGCGTGCAGGATGAAGACGTTCTGCATGTCAGCGTGCCCGGTGCGCTGGAAATCCCTCTGGCCTTGCAAAAAATGGCCGATACCGGGCAATTCGATGCCCTGATTGCCATCGGCGCCGTCATTCGCGGCGAGACCTATCATTTCGAGCTGGTCTCCAATGAAGTCGGCGCGGGTATCACGCGGGTCGGACTCGACAGCGGATTGCCGATTGCCAATGCCGTGCTGACCACCGAAAACGATGAGCAGGCCGAAGCCCGGATGGAAATAAAAGGCGCGGATGCCGCCCGGGTCGCAGTGGAAATGGCGAATCTGTCGCTGGCGCTGGCCGAACTGGCAAGCGCGCTCGACGATGACGATGAGGTGATTGACTAA
- a CDS encoding DNA polymerase III subunit gamma/tau, producing MSYQVLARKYRPGSFDTLVGQEHVVRALRHALEQQRLHHAYLFTGTRGVGKTTLSRILAKALNCRGVDGHGDITATPCGVCEACVAIDAGRFVDYIEMDAASNRGVDEMAQLLEQAVYAPSNARFKVYMIDEVHMLTNHAFNSMLKTLEEPPAHVKFILATTDPQKIPVTVLSRCLQFNLKQMPPGHIVSHLEDILGQEDIAFETPALRLLAQGAQGSMRDALSLTDQAIAYAAGKVTLDAVQGMLGALDQSYLIRVLDALAAQDGVGLLAIADDMAARSLSYNSALQDLGTLLHQVALAQTVPAALADDLPHREDVLRLATAFTPEDVQLFYQIAVHGRNELGLAPDEYAGFSMTLLRMLAFRPVTGAEPAPSAPPGTARAAAVAAVRPAASAVPATSQSAPASIRPAAPLLATPAVAVASVAVTRESAPAALATVAPPAPPVVAIAPGMPMSAGRAAALEAARVRPNSTRTGRTPAPAVSAPVPVVAAAPVVAVEVAPRATASAAPVPEMQFSSEPPPWDEDPSMEARSPAQKKTESSAVTSAIAPVATPAAVVISAPVAAPAVPDPETLLRLQQVGASFGWDGDWPLLAAVLPVRGVAQQLAQNSELLRCEVTGDALDFYFRLPAAIVNLCPAGTIEKLAATLSEHFGKRVRIDTETGSVVHTAAVQATTLRQHRLQQAETSLLGNSFVQAMMRDFGASILPGTIRPL from the coding sequence ATGTCCTATCAAGTCCTCGCTCGTAAATATCGCCCCGGAAGCTTCGATACGCTGGTCGGGCAAGAGCATGTCGTGCGCGCTCTGCGTCATGCGCTGGAGCAGCAGCGCCTGCATCATGCGTACTTATTTACCGGGACGCGCGGCGTCGGCAAGACCACCCTATCGCGTATTCTGGCCAAGGCCCTGAATTGCCGTGGCGTGGATGGACATGGCGACATCACCGCCACGCCCTGCGGCGTATGCGAAGCCTGCGTGGCGATTGATGCCGGACGCTTTGTTGATTACATCGAAATGGATGCTGCCTCCAATCGCGGCGTCGATGAAATGGCGCAGTTGCTGGAACAGGCGGTCTACGCGCCGTCCAATGCCCGCTTCAAGGTCTATATGATCGATGAAGTCCACATGCTGACCAACCACGCTTTCAACTCGATGCTGAAAACGCTGGAAGAGCCGCCTGCGCACGTCAAGTTCATTCTGGCAACGACCGATCCGCAAAAAATCCCCGTCACGGTGTTGTCGCGCTGCCTGCAATTCAATCTCAAGCAGATGCCGCCCGGCCACATCGTCAGCCATCTGGAAGATATCCTCGGACAGGAAGACATCGCCTTTGAAACCCCCGCCTTGCGTTTGCTGGCGCAGGGTGCGCAAGGTTCGATGCGCGATGCCTTGTCGCTGACCGATCAGGCCATTGCCTACGCCGCAGGCAAGGTCACGCTCGATGCTGTGCAAGGCATGCTGGGCGCGCTCGACCAGTCGTATCTGATCCGCGTGCTCGATGCGCTGGCGGCGCAGGATGGCGTAGGTTTGTTAGCGATTGCCGATGACATGGCGGCACGCAGCCTTTCTTATAACTCGGCCTTGCAGGATCTCGGCACCCTGTTGCATCAGGTGGCTTTGGCGCAAACCGTGCCGGCCGCCTTGGCTGACGATTTGCCGCATCGCGAAGATGTTTTGCGACTGGCGACGGCGTTCACGCCCGAAGATGTGCAGTTGTTTTACCAGATTGCCGTGCATGGACGCAACGAACTGGGTCTGGCCCCGGACGAATACGCCGGTTTCAGCATGACGCTGTTGCGCATGCTCGCTTTCCGGCCAGTGACCGGCGCCGAACCGGCTCCCTCAGCGCCGCCGGGTACCGCCAGAGCTGCCGCCGTTGCCGCGGTCAGACCTGCTGCCTCTGCCGTACCTGCCACGTCGCAATCCGCACCCGCATCCATCCGTCCTGCTGCGCCATTACTGGCGACCCCGGCGGTGGCAGTCGCCAGCGTTGCAGTGACGCGCGAATCTGCGCCAGCGGCTCTGGCTACCGTTGCTCCTCCGGCACCGCCAGTAGTTGCCATCGCCCCGGGCATGCCGATGAGCGCTGGCAGAGCGGCGGCATTGGAAGCCGCGCGCGTGCGTCCTAATTCCACCCGAACCGGACGCACTCCGGCACCTGCTGTGAGCGCCCCTGTGCCAGTCGTTGCTGCCGCCCCGGTTGTTGCAGTCGAGGTCGCACCGCGTGCAACGGCCAGCGCAGCGCCAGTACCAGAAATGCAATTTTCCAGCGAACCGCCGCCATGGGACGAAGACCCCTCAATGGAAGCCCGCTCGCCAGCTCAAAAAAAAACTGAATCAAGTGCCGTAACGAGCGCGATAGCGCCGGTTGCGACGCCGGCCGCAGTCGTGATCTCCGCGCCAGTAGCCGCTCCGGCCGTACCAGACCCCGAAACCTTGCTCCGATTGCAACAAGTTGGCGCCAGCTTCGGATGGGATGGCGACTGGCCGCTGCTGGCGGCAGTTCTGCCGGTGCGCGGCGTAGCACAGCAACTGGCGCAGAACAGCGAATTGCTGCGCTGTGAAGTCACCGGCGACGCCCTCGATTTTTATTTTCGGCTACCTGCCGCCATCGTCAATCTGTGTCCTGCCGGGACGATAGAAAAACTGGCAGCTACCCTGAGCGAACATTTTGGCAAGCGTGTCCGCATCGATACCGAAACCGGCAGCGTCGTGCATACTGCGGCAGTCCAGGCGACCACCTTGCGGCAACACCGTCTGCAACAAGCCGAAACCAGTTTGCTTGGCAATTCTTTCGTACAGGCGATGATGCGTGATTTCGGCGCCAGCATTTTACCGGGAACCATTCGCCCGCTGTAG
- the ubiD gene encoding 4-hydroxy-3-polyprenylbenzoate decarboxylase, producing MKYSDLRDFITQLQQINELKRISIPVSPHLEMTEICDRTLRAAGPALLFEHAGHQNIPVLANLFGTPRRVALGMGAEDVSELRNIGHLLARLKEPQPPKDFKDILGLGTLVKSLWDMAPKVVKSAACQEIVWEGNDVDLARLPIQHCWPGDIAPLITWGLVITKGPHKKRQNLGIYRQQVLDRNRLIMRWLAHRGGALDFREHALLHPGKPYPISVALGADPATILGAVTPVPDNLSEYQFAGLLRGSRTVLTKAIGSDLQVPAFAEIVLEGHIYPDASHSSGFEHALEGPYGDHTGYYNEQDMFPVFTVDRITMRRDPIYHSTYTGKPPDEPAILGVALNEVFIPLLQKQFPEITDFYLPPEGCSYRMAVVQMKKSYAGHAKRVMFGVWSFLRQFMYTKFIVVVDEDVNIRDWKEVIWAITTRVDPVRDTVMVDNTPIDYLDFASPVSGLGSKMGIDATNKWPGETSREWGRPIEMSAEVKRRVDDIWEQLGI from the coding sequence ATGAAATATTCAGATTTACGTGATTTTATTACCCAATTGCAACAAATTAATGAGCTTAAACGCATTTCGATACCCGTATCACCCCATTTGGAGATGACTGAGATCTGTGACCGCACCCTGCGGGCGGCCGGACCAGCGCTTCTTTTCGAGCATGCCGGTCATCAGAACATCCCTGTGCTAGCCAATCTGTTTGGTACGCCGCGCCGCGTGGCGCTGGGGATGGGCGCGGAAGATGTCAGCGAGCTGCGTAATATCGGCCACCTGCTGGCGCGCCTGAAAGAGCCGCAACCTCCTAAAGATTTCAAGGACATCCTCGGCCTCGGCACGCTGGTCAAATCCTTGTGGGACATGGCGCCTAAAGTGGTGAAGAGCGCCGCGTGTCAGGAAATTGTCTGGGAAGGGAATGATGTCGATCTGGCCCGTTTGCCGATTCAGCATTGCTGGCCGGGCGATATCGCCCCTCTTATTACATGGGGACTGGTAATAACTAAGGGGCCGCATAAAAAGCGGCAAAATTTAGGGATTTATCGGCAGCAGGTGCTCGACCGCAACCGGCTGATCATGCGCTGGCTGGCGCATCGGGGCGGGGCGCTGGATTTTCGCGAACACGCGCTGCTGCATCCTGGCAAACCGTACCCGATCTCGGTCGCGCTGGGCGCTGACCCTGCGACTATTTTGGGGGCCGTCACGCCGGTGCCGGATAATCTGTCCGAATATCAGTTCGCCGGTTTGCTGCGCGGCAGCCGCACCGTACTGACCAAGGCGATCGGCAGCGACTTGCAGGTGCCGGCCTTCGCTGAAATCGTGCTGGAAGGGCATATCTATCCTGATGCCAGCCATTCCTCGGGATTCGAGCATGCGCTGGAAGGGCCGTATGGCGACCACACTGGTTACTATAATGAGCAGGACATGTTCCCGGTGTTTACGGTCGACCGCATCACCATGCGCCGCGACCCTATCTATCACTCCACCTATACCGGCAAACCGCCGGATGAACCGGCGATACTGGGCGTGGCGCTCAACGAAGTGTTCATTCCGCTGCTGCAAAAACAATTTCCCGAAATTACCGACTTCTATCTACCGCCCGAAGGCTGTAGTTATCGGATGGCCGTGGTGCAAATGAAAAAATCGTATGCCGGTCACGCTAAACGGGTGATGTTCGGCGTCTGGAGTTTTTTGCGTCAGTTCATGTATACCAAGTTCATTGTCGTGGTCGACGAAGATGTGAATATCCGCGACTGGAAAGAAGTGATCTGGGCCATTACCACCCGCGTCGATCCGGTGCGCGATACGGTCATGGTCGACAACACTCCTATCGATTACCTGGACTTTGCCTCGCCGGTCAGCGGGCTGGGCAGCAAGATGGGCATCGACGCTACTAATAAGTGGCCGGGCGAAACCTCGCGCGAATGGGGCCGTCCGATAGAAATGAGCGCCGAGGTCAAGCGTCGGGTGGACGACATCTGGGAGCAATTGGGAATCTAA
- a CDS encoding YbaB/EbfC family nucleoid-associated protein, giving the protein MMKGQLAGLMKQAQAMQDNMKKAQDQLALVEVEGQSGAGLVKVVMTCKNDVKRVSIDPSLLSDDKDMLEDLVAAAFNDAVRKAEAVSQEKMSGMTAGMPPGFKMPF; this is encoded by the coding sequence ATGATGAAGGGGCAACTGGCAGGACTGATGAAGCAGGCGCAGGCCATGCAGGACAACATGAAAAAAGCCCAGGATCAGCTGGCGCTGGTCGAAGTTGAAGGTCAGTCCGGAGCCGGGCTGGTCAAGGTCGTGATGACCTGCAAGAACGATGTCAAACGGGTATCGATCGATCCATCGCTTCTGAGCGACGACAAGGACATGCTCGAAGATCTGGTCGCCGCCGCATTTAACGACGCAGTGCGCAAGGCCGAGGCCGTGTCGCAGGAAAAAATGTCGGGCATGACCGCCGGCATGCCTCCCGGCTTCAAAATGCCCTTCTGA
- a CDS encoding pyridoxal phosphate-dependent aminotransferase encodes MNFASRLQQIEPFHVMELAKLATALEQQGRHMIHMGIGEPDFTAPPAVVAAATAAMQDGKMQYTAATGLPELRAEISAYYQRVYGLQIAPSRIVVTAGASAALLLVCAALVEKGSEVLMPDPSYPCNRHFVSAFEGHAKLIPSGPEQRFQLTQAMVREHWSEATRGVLLASPSNPTGTSIHPEELRGIVEAVRERNGFTIVDEIYQGLFYDGAPASALALGEDVIVINSFSKYFNMTGWRLGWLVAPEALVPQIEKLAQNLFICPSAISQHAALACFTPDSIALYEERKAEFKRRRDYIVPALESLGFTVPVKPDGAFYVYADCSGWSDDADRLTLEMLNEAGVVLVPGLDFGPHTARRYLRLSYATSMENLEEAVRRLQVFFAGRERRVASSD; translated from the coding sequence ATGAATTTTGCTTCCCGTTTGCAGCAGATTGAGCCGTTTCATGTGATGGAGCTGGCCAAGCTGGCTACAGCGCTGGAGCAGCAGGGCCGCCACATGATCCATATGGGCATAGGCGAGCCCGACTTTACCGCGCCACCCGCCGTAGTTGCCGCGGCCACCGCGGCGATGCAGGACGGCAAGATGCAATATACGGCGGCGACCGGTTTGCCCGAGCTGCGTGCCGAAATATCTGCCTACTATCAGCGGGTCTATGGCTTACAGATTGCACCGTCGCGCATCGTGGTGACGGCTGGCGCTTCCGCCGCCTTGTTGCTGGTGTGCGCAGCGCTGGTGGAAAAAGGCAGCGAAGTCTTGATGCCCGATCCTTCTTATCCCTGCAACCGCCATTTCGTCTCGGCCTTTGAGGGCCATGCCAAGCTGATTCCCAGCGGACCGGAGCAGCGCTTTCAGCTGACGCAAGCGATGGTCAGGGAACATTGGTCTGAGGCGACGCGCGGCGTGCTGCTGGCTTCACCTTCCAATCCGACCGGTACCTCGATTCATCCCGAGGAGTTGCGTGGGATTGTCGAGGCCGTACGTGAGCGGAACGGTTTTACCATCGTCGATGAAATTTATCAGGGCCTGTTTTACGACGGCGCACCCGCTTCGGCGCTGGCGCTGGGCGAGGACGTGATCGTTATCAACAGTTTTTCCAAATACTTCAACATGACCGGCTGGCGCTTGGGCTGGCTGGTGGCGCCGGAGGCGCTGGTACCGCAGATTGAAAAACTGGCGCAAAACCTGTTCATTTGTCCTTCTGCGATTTCCCAGCATGCGGCGCTGGCGTGCTTTACGCCGGATTCGATTGCGCTTTATGAAGAGCGCAAGGCCGAGTTCAAGCGTCGCCGCGACTATATCGTGCCGGCGCTGGAAAGCCTTGGCTTCACGGTGCCGGTCAAGCCGGACGGTGCCTTTTACGTGTATGCCGATTGCAGTGGCTGGTCTGACGACGCGGATCGTTTGACGCTGGAGATGCTCAATGAGGCGGGGGTGGTGCTGGTGCCGGGACTGGATTTCGGGCCGCATACGGCGCGCCGGTATCTGCGACTGTCGTATGCCACTTCGATGGAGAATCTGGAAGAGGCCGTGCGGCGCTTGCAGGTCTTTTTTGCCGGCAGGGAGCGGCGCGTGGCGTCGTCTGATTAA
- the dusA gene encoding tRNA dihydrouridine(20/20a) synthase DusA, with protein MKSTSAGKRTISVAPMMDWTDRHCRVFHRQITRHSFLYTEMVTTGALLHGDVARHLDFSEQEHPVALQLGGSEPADLAKSARLGAQWGYDEINLNCGCPSERVQKGAFGACLMAEPALVADGVKAMRDAVDIDVTVKHRIGIDDIDAYGFVRDFIGTVAQAGCSTFIVHARNAVLKGLSPKENREIPPLKYEVVYQLKRDFPALEIILNGGVKTVQDIDLHLQHVDGVMLGREAYHNPFLMADFDRRYYPDQPDGLAASREEVIEAMLPYMREQLARHGDGGKGLRVNSITRHMLGLMAGLPGARAFRQTLSDSKLLAAGDPELLRQALQRMQRIVA; from the coding sequence ATGAAATCAACCTCTGCCGGCAAAAGAACCATCAGCGTCGCCCCGATGATGGACTGGACCGACCGTCACTGCCGCGTTTTCCACCGGCAAATCACGCGCCACAGTTTCCTTTATACGGAAATGGTCACCACCGGTGCCTTGTTGCATGGCGATGTGGCGCGGCATCTGGATTTCAGCGAGCAGGAGCATCCGGTCGCCTTGCAACTGGGCGGCAGCGAACCGGCCGATCTGGCCAAAAGCGCTCGGCTAGGTGCGCAGTGGGGATACGATGAAATCAACCTCAATTGCGGCTGTCCTTCGGAGCGCGTGCAAAAGGGGGCCTTCGGTGCTTGCCTGATGGCGGAACCGGCGCTGGTGGCCGATGGCGTCAAGGCCATGCGCGATGCGGTGGATATCGATGTGACGGTCAAGCACCGCATCGGCATCGACGATATCGATGCTTACGGTTTTGTGCGTGATTTCATCGGTACTGTGGCGCAGGCCGGTTGCAGCACATTCATCGTGCATGCCCGTAATGCGGTGCTGAAAGGATTGAGTCCCAAGGAGAACCGTGAAATTCCTCCGCTGAAATATGAGGTGGTGTATCAGCTCAAGCGCGATTTTCCGGCGCTGGAAATCATCCTCAACGGCGGCGTCAAAACGGTGCAGGACATTGACCTGCATTTGCAGCATGTCGATGGCGTGATGCTGGGACGCGAGGCCTATCACAATCCCTTTCTGATGGCGGACTTCGACCGCCGCTACTACCCGGATCAGCCAGATGGCTTAGCCGCTTCGCGCGAGGAGGTCATCGAAGCCATGCTGCCCTACATGCGCGAGCAGCTGGCGCGCCACGGTGATGGCGGCAAGGGTTTGCGGGTCAATAGCATCACGCGCCACATGCTGGGTCTGATGGCCGGGCTGCCGGGAGCGCGGGCGTTCCGTCAGACTTTGTCCGATTCCAAACTGCTCGCCGCCGGCGATCCTGAATTGCTGCGTCAGGCGCTCCAACGCATGCAGCGCATCGTCGCTTGA
- the nusB gene encoding transcription antitermination factor NusB has product MTTSKTPHANPSKNRTPRHRAREFALQGLYQWLLHNEDASAIESNIREAHGFDKADNEHFHALLNGSIRDAGALRADLAPLIDRKVTELSPVEHAVLLIGAYELQNHIEIPYRVVINEAVELTKSFGGIDGHKYVNGVLDKFAAKVRVAEVGAARK; this is encoded by the coding sequence ATGACCACCTCAAAAACCCCGCACGCCAATCCCAGCAAGAACCGCACACCGCGCCATCGCGCGCGCGAATTCGCCCTGCAAGGACTGTATCAATGGCTGTTGCACAACGAAGACGCCAGCGCCATTGAATCCAACATCCGCGAAGCGCATGGTTTCGACAAGGCAGACAACGAACACTTCCACGCCCTGCTCAATGGCTCTATCCGCGATGCCGGCGCGCTGCGCGCCGATCTGGCACCGCTGATCGACCGCAAGGTGACGGAGTTGTCCCCGGTCGAACACGCTGTTTTGCTGATCGGTGCTTACGAATTGCAGAACCATATTGAAATCCCTTACCGGGTGGTCATCAACGAAGCGGTTGAATTGACTAAATCGTTCGGCGGTATCGACGGCCATAAATACGTGAACGGCGTCCTCGACAAGTTCGCGGCCAAGGTGCGCGTTGCAGAAGTCGGCGCAGCCCGCAAGTAA
- the ribBA gene encoding bifunctional 3,4-dihydroxy-2-butanone-4-phosphate synthase/GTP cyclohydrolase II: MPIATTKEIIEELRAGRMVILVDEEDRENEGDLVLAADFVTPEAINFMVTHARGLVCLTLSEERCDQLELSMMSTRNGTQFGTNFTVSIEAAEGVTTGISAADRARTIQTAVAKDAVASDIVQPGHIFPLRAQKGGVLMRAGHTEAGCDLTQMAGLTPASVICEILKDDGSMARMPDLLQFAELHGLKIGTIADLIQYRSRNESIIEKVAERAMQTVHGPFHTIAYRDKPSGGAHLALVHGEIAPGIETLVRVHQPVSVLDLLESEATTHSWSIAAAMKAIKAAPSGVLVLLNCEESADQLFHQFAALSDAENQTPKPRKSASMDLRTYGIGSQILKDLGVCKMKLLANPRKMPSMTGFNLEVSSYQTVP, from the coding sequence ATGCCGATTGCTACTACCAAAGAAATCATCGAAGAATTGCGCGCCGGGCGCATGGTCATTCTGGTCGACGAAGAAGACCGCGAAAACGAAGGCGATCTGGTGCTTGCCGCCGATTTCGTCACCCCCGAAGCCATCAATTTCATGGTCACGCATGCGCGTGGTCTGGTGTGCCTGACCTTGTCGGAAGAGCGCTGCGATCAGCTCGAACTGAGCATGATGTCCACACGCAACGGCACACAGTTCGGTACCAACTTCACGGTATCGATCGAGGCCGCCGAAGGCGTGACCACCGGTATTTCCGCCGCCGATAGGGCCCGTACCATTCAGACAGCGGTTGCCAAAGATGCTGTGGCGAGTGACATCGTCCAGCCCGGCCATATCTTTCCCTTGCGGGCGCAGAAGGGCGGGGTGCTGATGCGCGCCGGCCATACCGAAGCCGGTTGCGATCTGACCCAGATGGCAGGCCTGACGCCGGCCTCGGTCATTTGCGAAATATTGAAGGATGACGGCAGCATGGCCCGCATGCCGGACCTGCTTCAGTTCGCCGAGCTGCATGGCCTGAAGATCGGCACCATCGCTGATCTGATCCAATACCGCAGCCGCAACGAAAGCATCATCGAAAAAGTGGCGGAGCGTGCGATGCAGACGGTGCATGGCCCGTTCCACACCATTGCTTATCGCGACAAGCCGAGCGGCGGCGCGCATCTGGCGCTGGTGCATGGCGAGATTGCTCCTGGCATCGAGACGTTGGTACGGGTGCATCAGCCGGTCTCCGTGCTCGATTTGCTGGAAAGCGAAGCGACGACGCACTCCTGGAGCATCGCTGCCGCCATGAAGGCGATCAAGGCCGCGCCGTCCGGCGTGCTGGTGCTGCTCAATTGCGAAGAATCGGCAGATCAGTTGTTTCACCAGTTTGCCGCTCTCAGCGATGCAGAAAACCAAACGCCCAAGCCGCGCAAATCGGCCAGTATGGATTTACGCACTTACGGTATCGGCTCGCAAATATTGAAAGACCTCGGCGTGTGCAAGATGAAGTTGCTTGCCAACCCAAGGAAAATGCCTTCGATGACCGGTTTCAATCTGGAAGTGTCCAGCTATCAGACGGTACCCTGA
- the recR gene encoding recombination mediator RecR: protein MKTPDSLVFLTESLRHLPGVGPKSAQRIAFHLLQHDRDGAAQLSRALAQAAQNIRHCAQCNTFTEESLCDTCQDEGRDTSLLCVVETPGDQLMIEQTLTYKGLYFVLMGRLSPLDGIGPKDIHLDKLIARAADGVVQEVVLATNFTNEGEATAHYISEMMKARGLKVSRLARGVPVGGELEYVDAGTIARAMLDRRAT from the coding sequence TTGAAAACACCTGACAGCCTCGTTTTCCTCACTGAATCTCTGCGCCATCTGCCCGGCGTCGGGCCGAAATCCGCGCAACGGATTGCTTTTCACCTCTTGCAGCACGACCGCGACGGTGCCGCCCAATTGAGCCGCGCGCTGGCGCAGGCAGCGCAAAACATCCGCCATTGCGCGCAGTGCAATACCTTTACCGAAGAATCGCTGTGCGATACCTGTCAGGACGAGGGACGCGACACCAGCCTGCTGTGCGTGGTCGAAACGCCGGGCGATCAATTAATGATCGAACAGACGCTGACCTATAAAGGACTGTATTTTGTGCTGATGGGGCGCTTGTCGCCGCTCGATGGCATAGGCCCCAAGGATATTCATCTCGACAAGCTGATCGCCCGCGCCGCCGACGGCGTGGTTCAGGAAGTCGTGCTGGCCACCAATTTCACCAATGAAGGTGAAGCAACGGCACATTACATCAGCGAAATGATGAAAGCGCGCGGTCTCAAAGTCAGCCGTTTGGCGCGCGGCGTGCCGGTGGGAGGCGAGCTGGAGTATGTCGATGCCGGTACCATCGCCCGTGCCATGCTCGACCGCAGGGCGACCTGA
- a CDS encoding YciI family protein, with protein MFVISITYIKSAAEVDLLLTAHKHFLNEHYANGNFLMSGRKVPRKGGIIIADVADRAEMESIMESDPFSIGEVAEYTITEFIPSMTAEALAGFRQA; from the coding sequence ATGTTCGTTATTTCGATTACTTACATTAAGTCAGCGGCGGAGGTCGATCTCTTGCTGACTGCGCATAAGCATTTTTTGAACGAGCATTACGCCAACGGGAATTTCCTGATGTCGGGGCGCAAGGTGCCGCGAAAAGGCGGCATCATTATTGCCGACGTGGCTGATCGCGCCGAGATGGAATCGATCATGGAATCCGATCCATTTTCCATCGGGGAAGTGGCGGAATATACGATTACCGAGTTCATTCCCTCGATGACGGCGGAAGCATTGGCGGGTTTTCGTCAGGCCTGA